A genome region from Rhodanobacter thiooxydans includes the following:
- a CDS encoding DUF4870 domain-containing protein, protein MSVPPESVIPPPPSEPPMAGAPSAEERQWAMFAHLSALAGAILTGAFGGGWGCFIGPLVIWLVKKDTMPFVADQGKEALNFNITVAIAFVVLALLSVMTLGIGLIIAIPLWVIIGVAWLVFTIIAAIKANEGTLYRYPFTLRLIK, encoded by the coding sequence ATGAGCGTTCCACCCGAATCCGTCATCCCGCCCCCGCCGAGCGAGCCGCCGATGGCTGGGGCTCCTTCCGCCGAGGAGCGCCAGTGGGCGATGTTCGCGCACCTGTCGGCGCTGGCCGGCGCCATCCTCACCGGGGCCTTTGGCGGCGGTTGGGGCTGTTTCATCGGCCCGCTGGTGATCTGGCTGGTCAAGAAGGACACCATGCCGTTTGTCGCCGACCAGGGCAAGGAGGCGCTGAACTTCAACATTACCGTGGCGATCGCGTTCGTGGTGCTGGCACTGCTGTCCGTGATGACCCTGGGCATCGGCCTGATCATTGCGATTCCGCTGTGGGTGATCATCGGCGTCGCGTGGCTGGTGTTTACCATCATCGCTGCGATCAAGGCGAACGAGGGCACGCTTTACCGCTACCCGTTCACCCTGCGGCTGATCAAGTAG
- a CDS encoding polyprenyl synthetase family protein codes for MNPNSELGPALQSLIGRTEQALDRHLPPAGQSPTELHRAMRYAVLGGGKRLRPLLVYATAHALGEDGPQLDAAACAVELIHAYSLVHDDLPAMDDDALRRGRPTCHVVFGEAMAILAGDALQALAFEILADHAGDSADAATGIAMLRALGRACGAEGMAGGQALDLAAVGQALTLGELEHMHACKTGALIRASVHLGALAAGTGDSTLHALDRYAHAVGLAFQVRDDILDVEGESAVIGKTAGKDAAAAKPTFPSIIGLDASRARLAELTDTALAAVAPLGNRAALLEELARYAAHRRY; via the coding sequence TTGAACCCGAACTCTGAGCTGGGTCCCGCGCTGCAGTCGCTGATCGGGCGCACCGAACAGGCACTCGACCGCCACCTGCCGCCAGCCGGGCAATCCCCCACCGAACTGCATCGCGCGATGCGCTACGCCGTGCTTGGTGGCGGCAAGCGGCTGCGCCCGCTGCTGGTCTACGCCACCGCGCACGCCCTGGGCGAAGACGGGCCGCAACTGGATGCCGCTGCCTGCGCGGTGGAGCTGATCCACGCCTATTCGCTGGTGCACGACGACCTGCCGGCGATGGACGACGACGCGCTGCGCCGCGGCCGCCCGACCTGCCATGTCGTGTTCGGCGAGGCGATGGCGATCCTCGCCGGCGACGCGCTGCAGGCGCTGGCATTCGAGATCCTCGCCGACCATGCCGGTGACAGCGCTGACGCAGCCACCGGCATCGCCATGCTGCGCGCGCTGGGCCGCGCCTGCGGCGCCGAGGGCATGGCCGGCGGCCAGGCACTGGACCTGGCGGCGGTCGGCCAGGCGCTCACGCTGGGCGAACTGGAGCACATGCACGCCTGCAAGACCGGCGCGCTGATCCGCGCCTCGGTGCACCTCGGCGCGCTCGCCGCCGGCACCGGCGACAGTACGCTGCACGCGCTGGACCGCTACGCCCACGCGGTCGGCCTGGCCTTCCAGGTACGCGACGACATCCTCGACGTGGAAGGCGAATCGGCGGTGATCGGCAAGACCGCCGGCAAGGACGCCGCCGCCGCCAAGCCCACCTTCCCCTCGATCATCGGCCTCGACGCCTCGCGCGCGCGGCTGGCCGAACTCACCGACACCGCGCTGGCCGCGGTCGCGCCGCTGGGCAATCGTGCGGCGCTGCTGGAAGAACTGGCGCGGTACGCCGCCCACCGCCGCTACTGA
- a CDS encoding exodeoxyribonuclease VII small subunit, which produces MAKTVPAPGKTPPVADFEHSLDELEQLVAKMETGEMSLDESLASFERGIGLFRHCQQSLEQAELRVRLLLDPEAPDSAEPFEPEL; this is translated from the coding sequence ATGGCCAAGACCGTTCCCGCCCCCGGCAAGACCCCACCCGTCGCCGATTTCGAACACTCCCTCGACGAGCTGGAACAACTGGTCGCGAAGATGGAAACCGGCGAAATGAGCCTGGACGAATCGCTGGCCTCGTTCGAGCGCGGCATCGGCCTGTTCCGCCATTGCCAGCAGTCGCTGGAGCAGGCCGAACTGCGCGTGCGCTTGCTGCTCGACCCCGAAGCCCCCGACAGCGCCGAACCGTTTGAACCCGAACTCTGA
- the tilS gene encoding tRNA lysidine(34) synthetase TilS: MSNPLQAHLQASLAAMPPAPLCVAFSGGPDSTALLHALTQMPEARRRGLRALHVDHGLHPDSAAWAEHCRHFCAALGLPCEVLRVQVERGAGIGLEAAARHARHAALAAQLRDGECLLLGHHRDDQVETVLLKLLRGAGPEGLGGMRTLRPFGRGQLWRPLLALSRQQLRDYVEAQRLDVIDDPSNADTSLARNRLRHEILPRLARGWPQAADSILHSAALCHAAADALRLQWLAAFDALHHPASRSLNAAGWLALLPALRQPLLDHWLHRQGLPAPSTAQRRQIERQCGARAGQLPCIRWAGAELHIWKDRLWALPPPAGAIDAGWQAPWRGEPLALPDGGELALTREGACLAEPLLVRLRRGGERIKPAGDAHTRELRDLFQQSQLPPWQRHACPLLYAGDELVAVADRWASARGAAIFRQAGALPRWRAGR; the protein is encoded by the coding sequence GTGAGCAACCCGCTGCAAGCGCACCTGCAGGCCTCCCTCGCGGCCATGCCGCCGGCCCCGCTGTGCGTTGCCTTCAGCGGCGGCCCGGATTCCACCGCCCTGCTGCACGCGCTGACGCAAATGCCCGAGGCGCGCAGGCGCGGCCTGCGCGCGCTGCACGTCGACCACGGCCTGCACCCCGACAGCGCCGCCTGGGCGGAACATTGCCGGCACTTCTGCGCCGCGCTGGGGCTGCCGTGCGAAGTGTTGCGCGTGCAGGTCGAGCGAGGCGCCGGCATCGGCCTGGAAGCGGCCGCGCGCCACGCGCGCCACGCCGCACTGGCCGCGCAGCTGCGCGACGGCGAATGCCTGCTGCTCGGCCACCACCGCGACGACCAGGTCGAGACCGTGCTGCTGAAACTGCTGCGCGGCGCCGGCCCGGAAGGGCTAGGCGGCATGCGCACGCTGCGCCCGTTCGGCCGCGGCCAGCTGTGGCGGCCGCTGCTGGCGTTGTCGCGGCAGCAGTTGCGCGACTACGTCGAGGCGCAACGGCTGGATGTCATCGACGACCCGTCCAACGCCGACACCTCGCTGGCGCGCAACCGCCTGCGCCACGAGATCCTGCCGCGGCTGGCGCGAGGCTGGCCACAGGCGGCGGATTCGATTCTGCACAGCGCCGCGCTCTGCCACGCTGCTGCCGACGCGCTGCGCTTGCAATGGCTGGCCGCGTTCGACGCCCTGCACCACCCGGCCAGCCGCAGCCTAAACGCCGCCGGCTGGCTGGCGCTGCTGCCGGCGCTGCGCCAGCCGCTGCTCGATCACTGGCTGCACCGGCAAGGCCTGCCCGCACCCAGCACCGCCCAGCGCCGGCAGATCGAGCGTCAGTGCGGCGCGCGTGCGGGCCAGTTGCCGTGCATCCGCTGGGCCGGCGCCGAACTGCATATCTGGAAGGACCGGCTGTGGGCCTTGCCACCGCCGGCTGGCGCCATCGACGCCGGCTGGCAGGCGCCCTGGCGCGGCGAACCGCTGGCGCTGCCCGATGGCGGCGAGCTCGCGCTGACACGCGAAGGCGCCTGCCTCGCCGAGCCGCTGCTGGTACGCCTGCGCCGCGGCGGCGAACGCATCAAGCCCGCGGGCGACGCGCATACGCGCGAGCTGCGCGACCTGTTCCAGCAGTCGCAGCTGCCGCCGTGGCAGCGCCACGCCTGCCCGCTGTTGTACGCCGGCGACGAACTGGTCGCGGTGGCCGACCGCTGGGCCAGCGCCCGGGGCGCGGCGATTTTCCGCCAGGCCGGCGCGCTGCCGCGCTGGCGCGCGGGGCGCTGA
- a CDS encoding NYN domain-containing protein, translating to MAHDKLAVLIDADNARPAIVEGLLAEVAKYGTAHVKRIYGDWTKPDLNGWKEVLLRHSIQPIQQFRYTVGKNATDSAMIIDAMDLLYAGRFDGFCIVSSDSDFTRLASRIRESGQTVYGFGEKKTPEPFRTACDKFIYTEVLAGTAEAETAAAPKPRSAKELRGDTRLMNLLRGALEAASDDTGWASLGTIGSIISKQSPDFDSRNYGYAKLSGLIKGIGLFETEERQIGNGKHLYVRPRDGKK from the coding sequence ATGGCCCACGACAAGCTCGCCGTACTGATCGACGCCGACAACGCCCGCCCAGCGATCGTCGAAGGCCTGCTCGCCGAGGTGGCGAAGTACGGCACCGCGCACGTCAAGCGCATCTACGGCGACTGGACCAAACCCGACCTCAACGGCTGGAAGGAGGTGCTGCTGCGCCACTCGATCCAGCCGATCCAGCAGTTCCGCTACACCGTCGGCAAGAACGCCACCGACTCGGCGATGATCATCGACGCGATGGATCTGCTCTATGCCGGGCGCTTCGACGGCTTCTGCATCGTCTCCAGCGACAGCGACTTCACCCGGCTCGCCTCGCGCATCCGCGAATCGGGCCAGACCGTGTACGGCTTCGGCGAGAAGAAGACGCCGGAGCCGTTCCGCACGGCCTGCGACAAGTTCATCTACACCGAGGTGCTGGCCGGCACCGCCGAGGCCGAGACCGCGGCCGCGCCGAAACCGCGCTCGGCGAAGGAGCTGCGCGGCGACACGCGCCTGATGAACCTGCTGCGCGGCGCGCTGGAGGCGGCCTCGGACGACACCGGCTGGGCCAGCCTCGGCACCATCGGCAGCATCATCAGCAAGCAGTCGCCCGACTTCGACTCGCGCAACTACGGCTACGCCAAGCTCAGCGGCCTGATCAAGGGCATCGGCCTGTTCGAGACCGAGGAACGCCAGATCGGCAACGGCAAGCATCTCTACGTTCGGCCGCGCGACGGCAAGAAGTGA
- a CDS encoding acetyl-CoA carboxylase carboxyltransferase subunit alpha, which produces MNPNFLDFEQPIAELDAKIEELRHASSGQAFNIDEEVGRLREKLKIKTAEIFRNLNSWQTTQLSRHPARPYTLDYIGVICEEFHELAGDRMYADDAAIVGGLGRINGRPVMIIGHQKGRNTKDKVRRNFGMPRPEGYRKALRLMKMAERFSLPLLTLIDTPGAYPGVGAEERGQSEAIARNLLEMAELKVPIVCTVIGEGGSGGALAIGVGDRTNMLQYSTYSVISPEGCASILWKSADKVKDAAEALGMTAPRLLELGLVDKLVREPLGGAHRNPRSMAIRLKAVLLNQLDELQAMPVTDLLEQRYKRLRSYGAYQE; this is translated from the coding sequence ATGAACCCCAACTTCCTCGATTTCGAACAACCGATTGCCGAACTGGACGCGAAGATCGAAGAGCTTCGCCATGCCAGCAGCGGCCAGGCGTTCAACATCGACGAGGAAGTCGGCCGCCTGCGCGAGAAGCTCAAGATCAAGACTGCGGAGATCTTCCGCAACCTCAACTCGTGGCAGACCACCCAGCTCTCGCGCCACCCGGCGCGGCCGTACACGCTCGACTACATCGGCGTGATCTGCGAGGAGTTCCACGAGCTGGCCGGCGACCGCATGTACGCGGACGACGCCGCCATCGTGGGCGGCCTGGGCCGCATCAACGGCCGGCCGGTGATGATCATCGGCCACCAGAAGGGGCGCAACACCAAGGACAAGGTGCGCCGCAACTTCGGCATGCCTCGTCCCGAGGGCTACCGCAAGGCGCTGCGCCTGATGAAGATGGCCGAGCGCTTCAGCCTGCCGCTGCTGACCCTGATCGATACTCCCGGCGCCTACCCCGGCGTGGGCGCCGAGGAGCGCGGCCAGAGCGAGGCGATTGCGCGCAACCTGCTGGAGATGGCGGAGCTGAAGGTGCCGATCGTGTGCACGGTGATCGGCGAGGGCGGTTCCGGCGGCGCGCTGGCCATCGGCGTGGGCGACCGCACCAACATGCTGCAGTACTCGACCTATTCGGTGATCTCGCCCGAGGGCTGTGCCTCGATCCTGTGGAAGAGCGCCGATAAGGTGAAGGATGCCGCCGAGGCGCTGGGCATGACCGCACCGCGCCTGCTGGAACTGGGCCTGGTCGACAAGCTGGTGCGCGAGCCGCTGGGCGGCGCCCACCGCAACCCGCGCTCGATGGCGATCCGCCTGAAGGCGGTGCTGCTCAACCAGCTCGACGAACTGCAGGCCATGCCGGTCACCGACCTGCTCGAACAGCGCTACAAGCGCCTGCGCAGTTACGGGGCTTATCAGGAATAA
- a CDS encoding YajD family HNH nuclease — protein sequence MPSKPIDNAKLDRIVAEARRAAEQRELGYRERALKMYPWVCGRCAREFTRANLQELTVHHRNHDHDFNPPDGSNWELLCVYCHDNEHARYIDHVRGGVMAVDDAPPATGNPFADLKAMLERGRK from the coding sequence ATGCCCAGCAAGCCCATCGACAACGCGAAACTCGACCGCATCGTAGCCGAGGCCCGACGCGCCGCCGAACAGCGCGAGCTGGGCTATCGCGAGCGCGCGCTGAAGATGTACCCGTGGGTGTGCGGCCGCTGCGCGCGCGAGTTCACCCGCGCGAACCTGCAGGAACTGACCGTGCACCACCGCAACCACGACCACGATTTCAACCCGCCGGACGGCAGCAACTGGGAGTTGCTGTGCGTGTATTGCCATGACAACGAGCACGCGCGGTACATCGACCACGTGCGCGGCGGGGTGATGGCGGTGGATGACGCGCCGCCGGCGACCGGCAACCCCTTCGCCGACCTGAAGGCGATGCTGGAGCGGGGCCGGAAGTGA
- the dnaE gene encoding DNA polymerase III subunit alpha: protein MTVRYTHLHLHSEYSLVDSTIRIKALVTACVRDGIPAVALTDDSNMFALVKFYKACTAAGIKPIGGCDLWISPADDPRPWRLTLLCQHREGYLNLSRLVSRAWQEGQHGGRALVEAGWLSAGASSGLIALLGRESEVGRIALNQGAEAALARLRPLARLFPERLYLELTRCGREGEENWNTAALALAAELGLPVLASNDVRFLTQDDFGAHEARVCIQQGRVLADPKRPREYSDQQYLKTPDEMAALFADIPEALENTVELAKRCTLELKFGKYYLPDFPVPEGHDLDSHIRELARQGLKERLANAPLAADHTLADYQARLERELDVIVKMGFPGYFLIVADFINWGKQNGIPVGPGRGSGAGSLVAWALKITDLDPLQFNLLFERFLNPERVSMPDFDIDFCMDRRDEVIDYVARKYGRDRVSQIITYGSMAAKAVLRDSGRVLGFGYNQVDRIAKLIPARPLDLTLSCALGRSEKAKKEPERVVKEFCELYEQDEEARALIDLALKLENLTRNAGKHAGGVVIAPSPLTDFAPLYCEAGGGGVVTQYDKDDVEAVGLVKFDFLGLRTLTIIDWAVKAINARRAKERPHLPSGHLEPRPSMASALRAAEAARDGNPAVSSLQAGEDNAEQPAAAASSMGEGPLDISQLPLDDAPTYELLKKAQTVAVFQLESSGMQRMLKDAKPDRFEDIIALVALYRPGPMDLIPSFIARKHGREEVDYPDPRVEPILKETYGIMVYQEQVMQMAQIVGGYSLGGADLLRRAMGKKKVEEMAKERAKFREGAAKDGLSGEKADAIFDLMEKFAGYGFNKSHAAAYALVSYQTAWLKTHYPAEFMAATISSDMDNTDKVVTFLDESRAIGIAVQPPDVNASEYMFVAIEPRTIQYGLGAIKGVGQGACEAIVAERAHGRYTDLADFCRRVDPTKLNRRVLEALVLSGALDALAANRASLMLQLPDAIKAAEQHLRDRQSGQNDMFGAAMGNATPVLKIELPTVPEWPLEQKLQGERDTLGHYLSGHPTDPWKDELAQLSTCPLGEIADRYQPPKPRKNDHDDNNRFRRGPDTPWTVAGMVTAVRKRGDSDAFVRLEDGSGLIEVSFFGELYQQIAPLLTRDEMLVVDGGLRIDEFSGGGFQLRARSACSLADACRRHARLLQLKLNGIGPGFVEQLQHALAGYRGGRTSVTLHGYRNRHAQADFELGEAWRVDAIPDLLRAVRALPGVKAARLRIVKQHD, encoded by the coding sequence ATGACCGTCCGCTATACCCACCTGCACCTGCACAGCGAATACTCGCTGGTCGACTCGACCATCCGCATCAAGGCGCTGGTTACCGCCTGCGTGCGCGACGGCATCCCGGCGGTGGCGCTGACTGACGACAGCAACATGTTCGCGCTGGTGAAGTTCTACAAGGCCTGCACCGCCGCCGGCATCAAGCCGATCGGCGGCTGCGACCTGTGGATCAGCCCAGCGGACGACCCGCGCCCATGGCGGCTCACCCTGCTGTGCCAGCACCGCGAGGGCTATCTCAATTTGTCGCGGCTGGTCTCGCGCGCGTGGCAGGAAGGCCAGCACGGCGGCCGTGCGCTGGTCGAGGCCGGCTGGCTCAGCGCCGGCGCCAGCAGCGGGCTGATCGCCCTGCTCGGCCGCGAAAGCGAAGTCGGCCGCATCGCGCTGAACCAGGGCGCCGAGGCGGCGCTGGCCAGGCTGCGCCCGCTGGCGCGGCTGTTCCCCGAGCGGTTGTACCTGGAGCTGACCCGCTGCGGCCGCGAGGGCGAGGAAAACTGGAACACCGCCGCACTGGCGCTGGCCGCCGAACTCGGCCTGCCGGTGCTGGCCAGCAACGACGTGCGCTTCCTCACCCAGGACGATTTCGGCGCGCACGAGGCGCGCGTGTGCATCCAGCAGGGCCGCGTGCTGGCCGACCCCAAGCGACCGCGCGAGTACAGCGACCAGCAGTACCTGAAGACGCCCGACGAGATGGCCGCGCTGTTCGCGGACATCCCCGAGGCGCTGGAAAACACCGTCGAGCTGGCGAAACGCTGCACGCTGGAGCTGAAATTCGGCAAGTACTACCTGCCCGACTTCCCGGTACCCGAGGGCCACGACCTCGACAGCCACATCCGCGAGCTGGCACGGCAAGGCCTCAAGGAGCGCCTGGCCAACGCGCCGCTGGCCGCCGACCACACGCTGGCCGACTACCAGGCGCGGCTGGAGCGCGAGCTGGACGTCATCGTCAAGATGGGCTTTCCGGGCTACTTCCTGATCGTGGCGGACTTCATCAACTGGGGCAAACAGAACGGCATTCCGGTCGGGCCCGGCCGCGGTTCCGGCGCCGGCTCGCTGGTGGCCTGGGCGCTGAAGATCACCGACCTCGACCCGCTGCAGTTCAACCTGCTGTTCGAGCGCTTCCTCAACCCCGAACGCGTGTCGATGCCCGACTTCGACATCGACTTCTGCATGGATCGCCGCGACGAGGTGATCGACTACGTCGCGCGCAAGTACGGCCGCGACCGCGTCAGCCAGATCATCACCTACGGCTCGATGGCGGCCAAGGCGGTGCTGCGCGATTCCGGCCGCGTGCTCGGCTTCGGCTACAACCAGGTCGACCGCATCGCCAAGCTGATTCCGGCGCGGCCGCTCGACCTCACGCTGTCGTGCGCGCTGGGCCGCAGCGAGAAGGCGAAGAAGGAGCCCGAGCGTGTCGTCAAGGAATTCTGCGAGCTGTACGAGCAGGACGAGGAAGCACGCGCGCTGATCGACCTGGCGCTGAAGCTGGAGAACCTCACCCGCAACGCTGGCAAGCACGCCGGCGGCGTGGTGATCGCGCCCAGCCCGCTGACCGATTTCGCCCCGCTGTACTGCGAAGCCGGCGGCGGCGGCGTGGTGACCCAGTACGACAAGGACGACGTGGAAGCGGTCGGCCTGGTGAAGTTCGACTTCCTCGGCCTGCGCACGCTGACCATCATCGACTGGGCGGTGAAGGCGATCAACGCACGCCGCGCGAAAGAGCGACCCCATCTGCCCTCCGGGCATCTTGAACCGAGGCCATCCATGGCCTCGGCCCTGCGGGCAGCCGAGGCTGCTCGAGACGGCAATCCTGCCGTCTCGTCCCTGCAGGCAGGGGAAGACAATGCGGAGCAGCCTGCGGCTGCCGCGAGTTCCATGGGCGAGGGGCCGCTGGACATTTCGCAGTTGCCGCTGGACGACGCGCCCACCTACGAACTGCTGAAGAAGGCGCAGACCGTCGCCGTGTTCCAGCTCGAATCCTCCGGCATGCAGCGCATGCTGAAGGACGCCAAACCCGACCGCTTCGAGGACATCATCGCGCTGGTGGCGCTGTACCGCCCCGGCCCGATGGACCTGATCCCCAGCTTCATCGCGCGCAAGCACGGCCGCGAGGAAGTGGACTACCCCGACCCGCGCGTCGAGCCGATCCTGAAAGAGACCTACGGCATCATGGTCTACCAGGAGCAGGTGATGCAGATGGCGCAGATCGTCGGCGGCTACTCGCTCGGCGGCGCCGACCTGCTGCGCCGCGCGATGGGCAAGAAGAAAGTCGAGGAGATGGCCAAGGAGCGCGCCAAGTTCCGCGAGGGCGCGGCGAAGGACGGTCTCTCCGGCGAAAAGGCCGACGCAATCTTCGACCTGATGGAGAAGTTCGCCGGCTACGGTTTCAACAAGTCGCACGCGGCCGCCTACGCGCTGGTCTCCTATCAGACCGCCTGGCTGAAGACGCACTACCCGGCCGAGTTCATGGCCGCCACGATCTCCTCGGACATGGACAACACCGACAAGGTGGTGACCTTCCTCGACGAGTCGCGCGCCATCGGCATCGCCGTGCAGCCACCGGACGTCAACGCGTCCGAGTACATGTTCGTGGCGATCGAACCTCGCACGATCCAGTACGGCCTCGGCGCAATCAAGGGCGTCGGCCAGGGCGCGTGTGAAGCGATCGTGGCCGAGCGCGCGCATGGCCGTTACACCGACCTGGCCGATTTCTGCCGCCGCGTGGATCCCACCAAGCTCAACCGCCGCGTGCTGGAAGCACTGGTCCTGTCTGGCGCGCTGGATGCGCTCGCCGCCAACCGAGCCAGCCTGATGCTGCAGCTGCCCGACGCGATCAAGGCCGCCGAGCAGCACCTGCGCGACCGGCAGTCCGGCCAGAACGACATGTTCGGCGCGGCCATGGGCAACGCTACCCCGGTACTGAAGATCGAGCTGCCCACCGTGCCGGAATGGCCGCTGGAGCAGAAACTGCAGGGCGAGCGCGACACCCTGGGCCATTACCTGTCCGGCCATCCCACCGACCCGTGGAAGGACGAACTGGCACAGTTGTCGACCTGCCCGCTCGGCGAGATCGCCGACCGCTACCAGCCGCCGAAGCCGCGCAAGAACGACCACGACGACAACAACCGTTTCCGCCGCGGCCCCGATACGCCGTGGACTGTCGCCGGCATGGTCACTGCCGTGCGCAAGCGCGGCGACAGCGACGCCTTCGTGCGGCTGGAAGACGGCAGCGGCCTCATCGAGGTGAGCTTCTTCGGCGAGCTGTACCAGCAGATCGCGCCGCTGCTGACCCGCGACGAGATGCTGGTGGTCGACGGCGGCCTGCGCATCGACGAGTTCTCCGGCGGCGGCTTCCAGCTGCGCGCGCGCAGCGCCTGCTCGCTGGCCGACGCCTGCCGCCGCCACGCGCGATTGCTGCAGCTGAAGTTGAACGGCATCGGCCCGGGTTTCGTCGAACAACTGCAGCACGCACTGGCCGGCTACCGCGGCGGCCGCACCAGCGTGACCCTGCATGGCTACCGCAACCGCCACGCCCAGGCCGACTTCGAGCTGGGCGAGGCCTGGCGGGTGGACGCCATCCCCGACCTGCTGCGCGCCGTGCGCGCCCTGCCCGGCGTGAAAGCCGCGCGCCTGCGCATCGTCAAGCAGCACGATTGA